A single region of the Nocardioides aurantiacus genome encodes:
- the gltX gene encoding glutamate--tRNA ligase — MSTDSVLGDLAPEQVRVRFPPSPTGNLHVGNVRSALFNWAFARHHGGTLVLRIEDTDLARNTPEGYASVMDALAWLGIDYDEGPGVGGPSGPYLQSERFDTYRDVVARLRESGAAYDCYCTNEEVEARRKASGSKVQGYDGHCRALTDQHRAALEAEGRSHVVRVRMPDRPIVFDDLVRGEVTFLPEHVPDFAIVRANGDPLYTLVNPVDDALMGITHVLRGEDLLSSTPRQVALYEALEAIGIGTGAPRFGHLPIVMGEGNKRLSKRDAGSGLAEYVERGFLPAGLLNYLALLGWGIAEDRDVFTMAEMAEAFDIRRVNPNPARFDLKKLEAINAAHMRLLSVQELEERLLPFLVEADLVADPPTPEEQLKLTEGSVLVHERVGTLGEGADMLAFLFLDEPVYDEADVAKLLSGDGGRIVEASHDALAALDDWTTPAIEEALRAALIDGLGLKPRVAFGPVRVAVTGRRVSPPLFESLELLGREASLARLAGAPRPEAPAS, encoded by the coding sequence ATGAGCACCGACTCCGTCCTGGGTGACCTCGCCCCCGAGCAGGTCCGGGTGCGGTTCCCCCCGAGCCCGACCGGCAACCTCCACGTCGGCAACGTCCGCTCGGCGCTGTTCAACTGGGCCTTCGCCCGTCACCACGGCGGCACCCTCGTGCTGCGCATCGAGGACACCGACCTCGCCCGCAACACCCCCGAGGGCTACGCCTCGGTGATGGACGCCCTGGCCTGGCTCGGCATCGACTACGACGAGGGCCCGGGCGTCGGCGGGCCGTCCGGCCCCTACCTGCAGTCCGAGCGGTTCGACACCTACCGCGACGTCGTCGCGCGGCTGCGGGAGTCGGGAGCGGCGTACGACTGCTACTGCACCAACGAGGAGGTCGAGGCGCGCCGCAAGGCCTCGGGCTCCAAGGTCCAGGGCTACGACGGCCACTGCCGCGCGCTCACCGACCAGCACCGCGCCGCCCTCGAGGCCGAGGGTCGCAGCCACGTCGTCCGCGTGCGGATGCCCGACCGTCCCATCGTCTTCGACGACCTGGTCCGCGGCGAGGTCACCTTCCTGCCCGAGCACGTGCCCGACTTCGCGATCGTGCGCGCCAACGGCGACCCGCTCTACACGCTGGTCAACCCGGTCGACGACGCCCTCATGGGCATCACCCACGTGCTCCGCGGCGAGGACCTGCTCTCCAGCACCCCGCGCCAGGTCGCGCTCTACGAGGCCCTCGAGGCGATCGGGATCGGCACCGGCGCCCCGCGCTTCGGCCACCTGCCGATCGTGATGGGGGAGGGCAACAAGCGGCTCTCCAAGCGCGACGCCGGCTCGGGCCTCGCGGAGTACGTCGAGCGCGGCTTCCTGCCGGCCGGCCTGCTCAACTACCTCGCGCTGCTCGGCTGGGGCATCGCCGAGGACCGCGACGTGTTCACGATGGCCGAGATGGCCGAGGCCTTCGACATCCGCCGGGTCAACCCCAACCCGGCCCGCTTCGACCTCAAGAAGCTCGAGGCGATCAACGCCGCCCACATGCGGCTGCTGAGCGTGCAGGAGCTCGAGGAGCGGCTGCTGCCGTTCCTGGTCGAGGCCGACCTCGTCGCCGACCCGCCGACGCCCGAGGAGCAGCTGAAGCTCACCGAGGGGAGCGTGCTGGTCCACGAGCGCGTCGGGACGCTGGGGGAGGGAGCCGACATGCTGGCCTTCCTGTTCCTGGACGAGCCGGTCTACGACGAGGCCGACGTGGCCAAGCTCCTCTCGGGCGACGGCGGCCGCATCGTCGAGGCATCCCACGACGCGCTGGCGGCCCTCGACGACTGGACCACCCCGGCCATCGAGGAGGCGCTGCGCGCGGCGCTGATCGACGGGCTCGGCCTGAAGCCCCGCGTCGCCTTCGGGCCGGTGCGGGTGGCCGTGACCGGGCGTCGGGTGTCGCCGCCGCTCTTCGAGTCCCTCGAGCTGCTCGGGCGGGAGGCGTCGCTGGCCCGGCTGGCCGGGGCGCCCCGTCCCGAGGCGCCCGCCTCGTGA
- a CDS encoding methyltransferase domain-containing protein — translation MPLPDVRGRGSGAAVDDDGLLVPDVEGSVVVRFEDQFVWSFTPRRDGDVVGGARRVAWPVVLGERLRGTTRVRVTDAAGTVLHLDEVVRFGGVAEPLRLVDRHGHPLAVDRAHHLTRVFSETSDDGRRQVALGAARALADLRDHLGVDAHLSYGCLLGAVRDGRMIGHDSDADLAYYSHHAHPVDVVRESFAMERGLRRLGWKVVRMSGADLKLFLRLDDGRVVQIDVFGAFHANGVYYQLGGRSGALPAEALTPASTVVLESVELAAPADPERVLAFLYGDSWRVPDPAFVPLDPAAGIWRLDGWLRGPRDGVAEWNELYRSRGPDLPKGGSDFARWAAERVPAGAVVVDVGSGTGRDAAFFRRRGHRVTALDYAGAALTHSRRRIARAGAAAPDVRVLSLNDARTALVAGAELAREESPPWLCARGLLGCLDLEARTHLWRVCSMALRRGGALLLEQAATRADLPPDRLGGMVSRVSTDALRAEVEAAGGRVTHEEHVAGHDVLGADDPWVSRLEVRWDHLRPTRPPRPVTATPEETP, via the coding sequence ATGCCGCTCCCCGACGTGCGCGGGCGCGGGTCGGGTGCGGCCGTGGACGACGACGGTCTCCTCGTGCCCGACGTCGAGGGCTCGGTGGTGGTGCGGTTCGAGGACCAGTTCGTGTGGTCGTTCACGCCCCGCCGCGACGGCGACGTCGTGGGCGGCGCCCGCCGCGTCGCCTGGCCGGTCGTCCTCGGGGAGAGGCTGCGCGGCACCACCCGGGTGCGGGTCACCGACGCCGCCGGCACCGTGCTGCACCTCGACGAGGTGGTCCGCTTCGGCGGGGTCGCCGAGCCGCTGCGGCTGGTCGACCGCCACGGCCACCCGCTGGCCGTGGACCGGGCCCACCACCTCACCCGCGTCTTCTCCGAGACCTCCGACGACGGGCGCCGCCAGGTCGCCCTCGGTGCGGCGCGGGCGCTGGCCGACCTGCGGGACCACCTCGGCGTCGACGCCCACCTCAGCTACGGCTGCCTGCTCGGCGCGGTGCGCGACGGCCGGATGATCGGCCACGACTCCGACGCCGACCTGGCCTACTACAGCCACCACGCGCACCCCGTCGACGTGGTGCGCGAGTCCTTCGCGATGGAGCGGGGCCTGCGCCGGCTCGGCTGGAAGGTCGTGCGGATGTCGGGCGCCGACCTCAAGCTGTTCCTCCGGCTCGACGACGGTCGTGTCGTCCAGATCGACGTGTTCGGCGCCTTCCACGCGAACGGCGTGTACTACCAGCTCGGCGGCCGCAGCGGCGCCCTGCCCGCCGAGGCGCTGACCCCGGCCTCCACGGTGGTGCTGGAGAGCGTCGAGCTGGCCGCGCCGGCCGATCCCGAGCGCGTGCTGGCCTTCCTGTACGGCGACTCCTGGCGGGTGCCCGACCCGGCCTTCGTCCCCCTCGACCCGGCCGCCGGCATCTGGCGCCTCGACGGCTGGCTGCGCGGCCCCCGCGACGGGGTGGCGGAGTGGAACGAGCTCTACCGCTCCCGCGGCCCCGACCTGCCCAAGGGCGGCAGCGACTTCGCCCGGTGGGCCGCCGAGCGGGTGCCCGCCGGGGCCGTCGTCGTCGACGTCGGGTCCGGCACCGGCCGCGACGCCGCCTTCTTCCGCCGCCGCGGACACCGCGTGACGGCCCTCGACTACGCCGGCGCCGCGCTGACCCACTCGCGGCGGCGGATCGCCCGGGCGGGCGCGGCCGCGCCCGACGTACGCGTGCTGAGCCTGAACGACGCCCGCACCGCGCTCGTCGCCGGCGCCGAGCTGGCGCGCGAGGAGTCCCCGCCCTGGCTCTGCGCCCGGGGGCTGCTGGGGTGCCTGGACCTGGAGGCCCGCACCCACCTGTGGCGGGTGTGCTCGATGGCGCTGCGTCGCGGCGGCGCGCTGCTGCTCGAGCAGGCCGCCACCCGCGCCGACCTGCCCCCCGACCGGCTCGGCGGCATGGTCTCGCGCGTCTCCACCGACGCGCTCCGGGCCGAGGTGGAGGCCGCCGGCGGGCGCGTCACCCACGAGGAGCACGTCGCCGGGCACGACGTCCTCGGCGCGGACGACCCCTGGGTGTCCCGGCTCGAGGTCCGCTGGGACCACCTCCGCCCGACCCGCCCGCCCCGTCCTGTCACCGCCACCCCCGAGGAGACCCCGTGA
- the leuC gene encoding 3-isopropylmalate dehydratase large subunit — MATAAGNTEVGGTPPRTLSEKVWDEHVVRSADGEPDLLFIDLHLIHEVTSPQAFEGLRLAGRGVRRPELTLATEDHNVPTVDWDKPIADPVSRTQVDTLRANAEEFGVRLHRLGDKEQGIVHIIGPQLGLTQPGMTIVCGDSHTSTHGAFGAIAFGIGTSEVEHVLATQTLMQTRPRTMAVTVNGSLPEGVTAKDLVLTLITHTGTGGGQGYIVEYRGQAIEELSMEGRMTVCNMSIEWGAKAGLIAPDQTTFDYIEGRTEAPKGADWDAAVEHWTSLRTDDDAQFDAEIVLDASTMTPFVTWGTNPGQGVPLGGAVPDPASFEDDDDRVAAENALRYMALEAGTPMREVAVDTVFVGSCTNGRIEDLRLAAGILRGRTVDADTRLLVVPGSARVRLQAEDEGLDVIFKEAGAEWRGAGCSMCLGMNPDQLAPGERSASTSNRNFEGRQGKGGRTHLVSVPVAAATAVRGTLSSPADLEPVETQEA, encoded by the coding sequence ATGGCCACAGCAGCCGGGAATACCGAGGTTGGCGGCACACCGCCACGCACGTTGTCCGAGAAGGTGTGGGACGAGCACGTCGTCCGCAGTGCCGACGGCGAGCCGGACCTGTTGTTCATCGACCTCCACCTCATCCACGAGGTGACCAGCCCGCAGGCCTTCGAGGGCCTGCGGCTCGCCGGTCGCGGCGTACGTCGGCCCGAACTGACCCTGGCCACCGAGGACCACAACGTGCCCACGGTCGACTGGGACAAGCCGATCGCCGACCCCGTCTCCCGCACCCAGGTCGACACCCTGCGGGCCAACGCCGAGGAGTTCGGGGTGCGCCTGCACCGGCTCGGCGACAAGGAGCAGGGGATCGTCCACATCATCGGCCCGCAGCTGGGCCTGACCCAGCCGGGCATGACGATCGTGTGCGGCGACAGCCACACCTCCACGCACGGCGCCTTCGGTGCGATCGCCTTCGGCATCGGCACCTCCGAGGTCGAGCACGTGCTCGCGACCCAGACGCTGATGCAGACCCGGCCCCGGACGATGGCCGTCACCGTGAACGGCTCGCTGCCCGAGGGCGTCACCGCCAAGGACCTCGTGCTCACGCTGATCACCCACACCGGCACCGGCGGCGGCCAGGGCTACATCGTGGAGTACCGCGGTCAGGCCATCGAGGAGCTCTCCATGGAGGGCCGGATGACCGTGTGCAACATGAGCATCGAGTGGGGCGCGAAGGCCGGCCTGATCGCCCCCGACCAGACCACCTTCGACTACATCGAGGGCCGGACCGAGGCGCCGAAGGGCGCCGACTGGGACGCCGCGGTGGAGCACTGGACGAGCCTGCGCACCGACGACGACGCCCAGTTCGACGCCGAGATCGTCCTCGACGCCTCGACCATGACGCCGTTCGTCACCTGGGGCACCAACCCCGGCCAGGGCGTGCCGCTGGGCGGCGCCGTCCCCGACCCCGCGTCCTTCGAGGACGACGACGACCGCGTGGCCGCCGAGAACGCCCTGCGCTACATGGCCCTCGAGGCCGGCACCCCGATGCGCGAGGTCGCGGTCGACACCGTCTTCGTGGGCTCGTGCACCAACGGTCGCATCGAGGACCTCCGTCTGGCCGCCGGGATCCTGCGCGGTCGCACCGTCGACGCCGACACCCGTCTGCTCGTCGTCCCGGGCTCGGCCCGCGTGCGGCTGCAGGCCGAGGACGAGGGCCTCGACGTGATCTTCAAGGAGGCCGGTGCGGAGTGGCGCGGCGCGGGCTGCTCGATGTGCCTGGGCATGAACCCCGACCAGCTCGCCCCCGGCGAGCGCAGCGCGTCCACGTCCAACCGCAACTTCGAGGGCCGCCAGGGCAAGGGTGGTCGCACCCACCTGGTCTCCGTCCCGGTCGCCGCCGCCACCGCGGTCCGCGGCACGCTGTCCTCGCCCGCCGACCTCGAGCCCGTCGAGACCCAGGAGGCCTGA
- a CDS encoding AlkA N-terminal domain-containing protein, with the protein MTGTDTEWEARYRAVQGRDRRFDGMFYTAVRTTGIYCRPSCPAITPRRHNVTFFPTAAGAQDAGFRACRRCLPDATPGSPRWDVVADAAGRAMRLVADGVVEREGVEGLASRLGYSVRQLHRVVTGEYGAGPLALARSRRAQTARVLIETTDLRFADVAFAAGFTSVRQFNDTVREVYAASPTQLRAAASGHRPSLVPGTLHTRVAVREPFAAADLHWFLAVHAVPGLEAVGEDWYERSLRLPHGPGVVRVDLSGRTPGVVPCTLTLADTRDLAPATERARRLLDADADPLAVDAALAEDELLAPLVGARPGLRVPGQLDGAEVAVQTVLGQQVSLASARTAAARLVERWGDPLGLEGPHEVTRLFPSPETLAALDPEDPEVLRMPRARARALTTLAGALADGTVVLDRSVDRAETRAAMTGLRGIGPWTADYVAMRALGDPDVYLPTDIGVRNAATALGIDDVTRRSDDWRPWRSYALLRLWSVVLDQLREREQRRDTTRRHP; encoded by the coding sequence ATGACCGGCACCGACACCGAGTGGGAGGCGCGCTACCGCGCCGTGCAGGGGCGCGACCGCCGCTTCGACGGCATGTTCTACACCGCGGTCCGCACCACCGGCATCTACTGCCGCCCCTCCTGCCCCGCGATCACCCCGCGCCGGCACAACGTCACCTTCTTCCCGACGGCGGCGGGGGCCCAGGACGCCGGCTTCCGGGCGTGCCGGCGGTGCCTGCCCGACGCCACCCCGGGGTCGCCCCGCTGGGACGTCGTGGCCGACGCCGCCGGCCGCGCCATGCGCCTGGTCGCCGACGGGGTCGTGGAGCGCGAGGGCGTCGAGGGGCTGGCCTCCCGGCTGGGCTACTCGGTGCGTCAGCTGCACCGCGTCGTCACCGGGGAGTACGGCGCCGGGCCGCTCGCGCTGGCCCGGTCGCGCCGCGCGCAGACCGCCCGGGTGCTGATCGAGACCACCGACCTCCGCTTCGCCGACGTGGCCTTCGCCGCCGGCTTCACCAGCGTGCGGCAGTTCAACGACACCGTCCGCGAGGTGTACGCCGCCTCGCCCACCCAGCTGCGCGCCGCCGCCTCCGGGCACCGCCCCAGCCTGGTGCCGGGCACGCTGCACACCCGGGTCGCGGTGCGCGAGCCGTTCGCGGCGGCCGACCTGCACTGGTTCCTCGCCGTGCACGCCGTGCCGGGCCTGGAGGCGGTGGGCGAGGACTGGTACGAGCGCTCGCTGCGGCTGCCGCACGGCCCGGGCGTGGTCCGGGTCGACCTCAGTGGCCGTACGCCGGGCGTGGTGCCGTGCACCCTGACGCTGGCCGACACCCGCGACCTGGCGCCGGCCACCGAGCGCGCCCGGCGGCTGCTGGACGCCGACGCCGACCCCCTCGCGGTCGACGCCGCGCTCGCCGAGGACGAGCTGCTGGCGCCCCTGGTGGGTGCGCGTCCGGGCCTGCGGGTCCCCGGCCAGCTCGACGGCGCCGAGGTGGCCGTGCAGACCGTCCTGGGGCAGCAGGTGAGCCTGGCCTCGGCCCGTACCGCCGCCGCCCGCCTCGTCGAGCGCTGGGGCGACCCGCTGGGCCTCGAGGGCCCGCACGAGGTGACCCGGCTGTTCCCGTCGCCGGAGACGCTGGCCGCGCTCGACCCGGAGGACCCCGAGGTGCTCCGGATGCCGCGTGCCCGCGCCCGGGCGCTGACCACGCTGGCCGGCGCCCTGGCCGACGGCACGGTCGTGCTCGACCGCAGCGTGGACCGCGCCGAGACCCGGGCGGCGATGACCGGCCTGCGCGGCATCGGCCCCTGGACGGCCGACTACGTCGCCATGCGCGCCCTCGGCGACCCCGACGTCTACCTGCCCACCGACATCGGCGTGCGCAACGCCGCCACCGCGCTCGGGATCGACGACGTCACCCGGCGCAGCGACGACTGGCGACCGTGGCGTTCCTACGCGCTGCTGCGGCTGTGGTCGGTCGTGCTCGACCAGCTCCGCGAGCGCGAGCAGCGCCGCGACACCACGAGGAGGCACCCGTGA
- a CDS encoding methylated-DNA--[protein]-cysteine S-methyltransferase, producing the protein MSTHDTLATAPDGAADEAAAEPARGDASSAWTEVGSPIGPLRLVARGEALRAIGFSPWPPAEVEAVGERDDDLPVLRRTAEQLAAYFAGDLREFDLPLDPGGTPFQQRVWAELAQIGYGTTTSYGEVARRLGMTHAASRAVGLANGRNPIPVVVPCHRVVGADGRLTGYAGGLERKQLLLDLERPGLFEVGPPPHRDSDLPEGGSPVEGPSTTG; encoded by the coding sequence GTGAGCACCCACGACACCCTGGCCACCGCCCCCGACGGGGCGGCCGACGAGGCGGCCGCCGAGCCGGCCCGCGGCGACGCGAGCAGCGCCTGGACCGAGGTCGGCTCGCCGATCGGGCCGCTCCGCCTGGTCGCCCGCGGCGAGGCGCTGCGGGCCATCGGGTTCAGCCCCTGGCCGCCGGCCGAGGTCGAGGCCGTGGGCGAGCGCGACGACGACCTGCCGGTGCTGCGGCGCACGGCCGAGCAGCTCGCGGCGTACTTCGCCGGCGACCTGCGCGAGTTCGACCTCCCGCTCGACCCCGGCGGCACGCCGTTCCAGCAGCGGGTGTGGGCCGAGCTCGCTCAGATCGGCTACGGCACCACCACGTCCTACGGCGAGGTGGCCCGCCGCCTGGGCATGACCCACGCCGCCTCCCGGGCGGTCGGGCTGGCCAACGGCCGCAACCCGATCCCCGTCGTGGTGCCCTGCCACCGCGTCGTCGGGGCCGACGGCCGGCTGACCGGCTACGCCGGCGGGCTGGAGCGCAAGCAGCTGCTGCTCGACCTCGAGCGCCCCGGCCTGTTCGAGGTCGGCCCCCCGCCGCACCGCGACTCCGACCTGCCCGAGGGTGGGTCGCCGGTCGAGGGTCCGTCCACGACCGGCTAG
- a CDS encoding IclR family transcriptional regulator, producing MDNSSGVGVLDKAALVLTALESGPATLAGLVAGTGLARPTAHRLAVALEHHRLVARDMQGRFVLGPRLSELSAAAGEDRLLATAGPVLARLRDITGESAQLWRRQGDHRVCVAAAERPSGLRDTIPVGSQLTMRAGSAAQVLLAWEDPERMHRGLQHAAYSATALAGIRRRGWAQSIGEREQGVASVSAPVRSPSGKIIAAVSVSGPLERLSRQPGRMHAPAVLAAAERLSESLRRSSSD from the coding sequence ATGGACAACTCCAGCGGAGTGGGCGTGCTCGACAAGGCCGCCCTCGTGCTCACGGCCCTCGAGTCCGGCCCGGCGACCCTCGCCGGTCTCGTGGCCGGGACCGGTCTGGCGCGCCCCACGGCCCACCGCCTGGCGGTCGCGCTCGAGCACCACCGGCTCGTGGCACGGGACATGCAGGGACGGTTCGTCCTGGGGCCCCGGCTCTCCGAGCTCTCGGCCGCCGCGGGCGAGGACCGCCTGCTCGCCACCGCCGGCCCCGTGCTGGCGCGACTGCGCGACATCACCGGCGAGTCCGCCCAGCTGTGGCGCCGTCAGGGCGACCACCGCGTGTGCGTCGCCGCCGCCGAGCGCCCCAGCGGGCTGCGCGACACCATCCCCGTCGGGTCGCAGCTGACGATGCGCGCCGGGTCGGCCGCGCAGGTCCTGCTCGCGTGGGAGGACCCCGAGCGGATGCACCGCGGGCTGCAGCACGCGGCGTACTCCGCCACCGCCCTGGCCGGCATCCGCCGCCGCGGCTGGGCCCAGTCGATCGGCGAGCGCGAGCAGGGCGTGGCCTCGGTCTCGGCCCCGGTGCGCTCCCCCAGCGGCAAGATCATCGCAGCCGTGTCGGTCTCGGGCCCCCTCGAGCGGCTCTCGCGCCAGCCCGGGCGGATGCACGCCCCGGCGGTGCTCGCCGCGGCCGAGCGGCTCTCGGAGTCGCTGCGCCGCTCCTCCTCCGACTAG
- a CDS encoding fumarylacetoacetate hydrolase family protein, with amino-acid sequence MRIARFTTGDDPRFGLVTGDVDDHGIPDEDSLITALVGDPLYVGLQPTDEQVRLADARLLSPVLPRSKVVGIGRNYAAHAAELGHDLPEEPLMFLKPNTSVVGPGDPVFYPRQTEELHYEGELAVVISRICRDVPKEKWADVVHGFTIGNDVTARDLQRKDGQFTRAKGFDSFCPLGPWVETELDVSDLRVQTFLNGDVKQDGRTSDLIFDVPTLIAHVTSVMTLLPGDVILTGTPEGVGPMEAGDEVEVVVQGIGSLTNKVVRR; translated from the coding sequence GTGCGTATCGCCAGGTTCACCACCGGGGACGACCCCCGCTTCGGGCTCGTCACCGGAGACGTCGACGACCACGGGATCCCCGACGAGGACTCCCTGATCACCGCGCTGGTGGGTGACCCGCTCTACGTCGGCCTGCAGCCGACCGACGAGCAGGTCCGCCTCGCCGACGCCCGGCTGCTGTCGCCGGTGCTGCCGCGCAGCAAGGTGGTGGGCATCGGTCGCAACTACGCCGCCCACGCCGCCGAGCTGGGCCACGACCTGCCCGAGGAGCCGTTGATGTTCCTCAAGCCCAACACCTCGGTGGTGGGCCCGGGCGACCCGGTGTTCTACCCCCGCCAGACCGAGGAGCTGCACTACGAGGGCGAGCTCGCCGTCGTGATCAGCCGGATCTGCCGCGACGTGCCGAAGGAGAAGTGGGCCGACGTGGTCCACGGCTTCACCATCGGCAACGACGTCACCGCGCGCGACCTGCAGCGCAAGGACGGCCAGTTCACCCGGGCCAAGGGGTTCGACTCCTTCTGCCCGCTCGGCCCGTGGGTCGAGACCGAGCTCGACGTCAGCGACCTGCGGGTGCAGACCTTCCTCAACGGCGACGTGAAGCAGGACGGCCGCACCAGCGACCTCATCTTCGACGTCCCGACGCTGATCGCCCACGTCACCAGCGTGATGACGCTGCTGCCCGGCGACGTGATCCTCACCGGCACCCCCGAGGGTGTCGGTCCGATGGAGGCCGGTGACGAGGTCGAGGTCGTCGTCCAGGGCATCGGCAGCCTGACCAACAAGGTGGTACGCCGATGA
- a CDS encoding CPBP family intramembrane glutamic endopeptidase, with product MSAGYPPPPYAGPPGYPPPQGPPQGPPQGTQQGPPPGWAPRPSHPHPEPRSYPLMLRTWSYAWWRPVVGILTMVVGGLIVFPLVLIPILFIGVALEGGEGSYGDRVEAAASLTSVTPSSMLYLNLALASLTVLAMLIVRVVHGMRPRWLASVRPGIRWRFLWACAGLSVVALVVSTAISLLLPAGPQDTVSGQAAFPTGQLLATTVVILLTTPLQAIGEEYAFRGYLMQAFGSLLGNPWVALVATSVLFAFAHGAQNFPLFFDRFAFGMIAGTTVILLGGLEAGIALHVVNNLVAFGFAIAFDQLSGTLTVSEASWWQLPVTVVQNGLYLVLVLVVARRMGLERTSSPPQVERGGVPHTV from the coding sequence GTGAGCGCGGGCTACCCGCCCCCGCCGTACGCCGGGCCGCCCGGCTACCCCCCGCCGCAGGGTCCGCCCCAGGGTCCGCCCCAGGGGACGCAGCAGGGTCCGCCGCCCGGGTGGGCCCCACGCCCGAGCCACCCGCACCCCGAGCCCCGCTCCTACCCCCTCATGCTCCGCACCTGGAGCTATGCCTGGTGGCGCCCGGTGGTCGGCATCCTCACCATGGTCGTGGGCGGCCTGATCGTCTTCCCGCTCGTGCTGATCCCGATCCTGTTCATCGGGGTCGCCCTCGAGGGCGGGGAGGGCTCCTACGGCGACCGGGTCGAGGCCGCGGCGTCGCTGACCTCGGTCACGCCCAGCTCGATGCTCTACCTCAACCTCGCGCTCGCGTCGCTGACCGTCCTGGCGATGCTCATCGTGCGGGTCGTCCACGGCATGCGGCCGAGGTGGCTGGCCTCGGTGCGGCCGGGCATCCGCTGGCGCTTCCTGTGGGCCTGTGCGGGCCTGTCGGTGGTCGCCCTGGTCGTCTCCACGGCGATCAGCCTGCTGCTGCCCGCCGGGCCGCAGGACACCGTCAGCGGGCAGGCGGCGTTCCCGACGGGGCAGCTGCTCGCCACCACCGTCGTGATCCTGCTGACGACGCCGCTGCAGGCCATCGGGGAGGAGTACGCCTTCCGGGGCTACCTGATGCAGGCCTTCGGCTCGCTCCTCGGCAATCCCTGGGTGGCCCTGGTCGCCACCTCGGTGCTGTTCGCCTTCGCCCACGGCGCGCAGAACTTCCCGCTGTTCTTCGACCGGTTCGCCTTCGGCATGATCGCCGGGACCACCGTGATCCTGCTCGGCGGCCTCGAGGCCGGCATCGCGCTGCACGTGGTCAACAACCTGGTCGCGTTCGGCTTCGCGATCGCCTTCGACCAGCTCTCCGGGACCCTGACGGTCTCCGAGGCCTCGTGGTGGCAGCTGCCCGTGACCGTCGTGCAGAACGGCCTCTACCTCGTGCTGGTGCTGGTCGTGGCGCGGCGGATGGGCCTCGAGCGGACCAGCAGCCCGCCCCAGGTGGAGCGGGGCGGCGTACCTCACACCGTCTGA
- a CDS encoding DUF6752 domain-containing protein translates to MSRFSDAVRSRRTTIRATAGGRLVLDGAPPVRRGRIAALLSLPERLREVEAAVHENRRLQRRVAELTDVVAELLVPLADRDEEKVRELLQRYRDESFPP, encoded by the coding sequence GTGAGCCGCTTCAGCGACGCGGTGCGCAGCCGTCGTACGACGATCCGCGCGACCGCCGGAGGACGTCTGGTGCTCGACGGGGCACCGCCCGTGCGGCGCGGCCGGATCGCCGCCCTGCTCTCGTTGCCCGAACGCCTGCGCGAGGTCGAGGCCGCGGTGCACGAGAACCGCCGGCTGCAGCGCCGCGTGGCCGAGCTGACCGACGTGGTGGCCGAGCTCCTGGTGCCGCTCGCGGACCGCGACGAGGAGAAGGTGCGCGAGCTGCTGCAGCGCTACCGCGACGAGTCCTTCCCGCCCTAG
- a CDS encoding 3-methyladenine DNA glycosylase — MEILARDAWQARARAHAERVDVWVQPHLERRRSGEKHPVHDFLFTYYSQRPAALRRWHPGWGVVLLDAPEFDGARGYSETFGTPTSPSDGAERLGLSVGRDHLAKQRPVVEAIHRLLVATQGRPATLGCFGLHEWAMVHRLPDDGTRHDLPLRLGGAGTDAVVEGHRIACSHFDAFRFFTDTARPLNTLSPGRDDRAAYEQPGCLHAGMDLYKHAFRLSPLVPSELVADCFALAWDIRELDMRASPYDLAGHGYTPVRIETVEGKQEYAAAQRGFAERGAPLRAALVTWCERLLAAAEHPVAEPAGPVPTGSWPGRTSGPAGSDVVGRPARSVGTGTS; from the coding sequence GTGGAGATCCTCGCCCGCGACGCCTGGCAGGCGCGTGCCCGCGCGCACGCCGAGCGCGTCGACGTCTGGGTGCAGCCCCACCTCGAGCGCCGCCGCAGCGGCGAGAAGCACCCCGTCCACGACTTCCTGTTCACCTACTACTCCCAGCGCCCCGCCGCGCTCCGCCGCTGGCACCCGGGCTGGGGGGTGGTGCTGCTGGACGCGCCGGAGTTCGACGGTGCGCGGGGATACTCCGAGACGTTCGGCACCCCCACGTCCCCTTCCGACGGTGCCGAACGTCTCGGACTATCCGTCGGCCGCGACCACCTCGCCAAGCAGCGGCCGGTGGTGGAGGCGATCCACCGGCTGCTGGTGGCCACCCAGGGGCGGCCGGCGACGCTCGGGTGCTTCGGGCTGCACGAGTGGGCGATGGTGCACCGGCTGCCCGACGACGGCACCCGGCACGACCTGCCCCTGCGGCTCGGCGGCGCCGGCACCGACGCGGTCGTCGAGGGGCACCGGATCGCCTGCTCGCACTTCGACGCGTTCCGCTTCTTCACCGACACCGCCCGGCCGCTGAACACCCTCTCGCCGGGCCGCGACGACCGGGCGGCGTACGAGCAGCCGGGGTGCCTGCACGCGGGGATGGACCTCTACAAGCACGCCTTCCGCCTCAGCCCGCTCGTGCCCAGCGAGCTGGTGGCCGACTGCTTCGCGCTGGCGTGGGACATCCGCGAGCTCGACATGCGCGCCTCGCCGTACGACCTGGCCGGGCACGGCTACACCCCGGTGCGGATCGAGACCGTCGAGGGCAAGCAGGAGTACGCCGCGGCGCAGCGCGGGTTCGCCGAGCGCGGCGCCCCGCTGCGGGCGGCGCTCGTCACGTGGTGCGAGCGGCTGCTCGCCGCCGCCGAGCACCCCGTGGCAGAGCCGGCCGGACCGGTTCCGACCGGCTCCTGGCCCGGGCGCACGAGCGGTCCCGCGGGCTCCGACGTGGTCGGTCGCCCTGCGCGGTCCGTCGGGACCGGCACCTCCTGA